Proteins from one Vespa crabro chromosome 11, iyVesCrab1.2, whole genome shotgun sequence genomic window:
- the LOC124427940 gene encoding neuferricin encodes MILRYFWLSLLLATIYLLYSHSYFTIIWYFLPKELNNVTHILFSTSELELLEINEKQKIFTRDELKKHNNIENGLYLSILGQVFDVTKGAKHYEPGASYHIFVGRDASLAFVTGKFDEKEVTDDTSVLSAQQIKSLDDWVQFYNENYIYKGKLSGRYFNEDGTPTLESIKVQQKLIDAKKEIADEEQKKKLFPTCNMEWKVDIGTTVWCSKRSGGIERDWIGVPRMYFEMPNSKQHRCACINLDSKEYKENKGNFKEYNGCARSSIKCNIK; translated from the exons atgattttaagatATTTCTGGTTAAGTCTTTTACTTGCaactatttatttactttattcacACAgctattttacaataatatggTACTTTCTTCCCAAAGAATTGAACAATGTAACTCATATATTATTCAGTACATCAGAATtggaattattagaaataaatgaaaaacagaaaatatttactagagacgaattaaaaaaacataataatattgaaaatggattatatctttcaataTTAGGCCAAGTTTTTGATGTTACGAAAGGAGCAAAGCATTATGAACCTGGAGCATCTTATCACATATTTGTTG GGCGTGATGCATCTCTAGCATTTGTCACTGGAAAGTTTGATGAGAAAGAAGTAACCGATGATACTTCTGTACTGTCTGCTCAACAAATTAAATCATTAGATGACTGGgtacaattttataatgaaaattacatttataaag gaaaattaagTGGAAGGTATTTCAATGAAGATGGTACTCCAACGCTTGAGTCTATAAAAGTACAGCAAAAATTAATagatgcaaaaaaagaaatagcagatgaagaacaaaagaaaaaattatttccgaCTTGCAATATGGAATGGAAAGTCGATATAGGCACTACTGTATGGTGTTCTAAAAGAAG TGGTGGTATAGAAAGAGATTGGATCGGTGTTCCAAGAATGTATTTTGAAATGCCTAATTCAAAACAACACAGATGTGCTTGTATTAATCTTGatagtaaagaatataaagaaaataaaggtaattttAAAGAATACAATGGTTGTGCAAGGAGTTCGATAAAGTGTAATATAAAGTAA
- the LOC124427941 gene encoding uncharacterized protein LOC124427941 isoform X1, with product MDEEFVETAKLNHTIDDVNMPAVTASLEMLTVNTNLHSMSENKRNLRKRVPKTVSAELLNRSFLFIYTTIRCSLRPKKRNCKEMESDEDVKDYYLDKSFKKKVNNLETIFEETTNGNENSLYMSVKRYKRMIQFQQQPNNSKLQKRRTKIKKVFGSKINFRHRSMQELLNKLNYIKSNSPVNSESETK from the exons ATGGATGAAGAATTTGTTGAAACAGC taaACTTAACCATACTATAGATGATGTTAATATGCCAGCAGTGACTGCTAGCTTAGAAATGTTAACAGTAAATACTAATTTACATTCAATgtcagaaaataaaaggaatctTAGAAAAAGAGTGCCAAAAACAGTTTCCGCAGAACTTTTAAATAGGAG ttttctttttatttacacgACGATTAGATGCAGTCTTagaccaaaaaaaagaaattgtaaagaaATGGAAAGCGATGAAGAtgttaaagattattatttagataaaagttttaagaagaaagtaaataatttggaaacaatttttgaagaaacaacaaatggaaatgaaaattctttatatatgaGTGTAAAAAGGTACAAAAGGATGATCCAGTTTCAACAACAACCCAATAATTCTAAATTGCAAAAGAGAAGaactaaaattaaaaaagtgtTTGGATCAAAGATTAATTTTAGACATAGATCAATGCAAGAATTACTTAATAAGTTAAATTACATCAAATCTAACTCACCAGTGAATTCTGAAAGTGAAACAAAGTGA
- the LOC124427941 gene encoding uncharacterized protein LOC124427941 isoform X2, which yields MDEEFVETAKLNHTIDDVNMPAVTASLEMLTVNTNLHSMSENKRNLRKRVPKTVSAELLNRRCSLRPKKRNCKEMESDEDVKDYYLDKSFKKKVNNLETIFEETTNGNENSLYMSVKRYKRMIQFQQQPNNSKLQKRRTKIKKVFGSKINFRHRSMQELLNKLNYIKSNSPVNSESETK from the exons ATGGATGAAGAATTTGTTGAAACAGC taaACTTAACCATACTATAGATGATGTTAATATGCCAGCAGTGACTGCTAGCTTAGAAATGTTAACAGTAAATACTAATTTACATTCAATgtcagaaaataaaaggaatctTAGAAAAAGAGTGCCAAAAACAGTTTCCGCAGAACTTTTAAATAGGAG ATGCAGTCTTagaccaaaaaaaagaaattgtaaagaaATGGAAAGCGATGAAGAtgttaaagattattatttagataaaagttttaagaagaaagtaaataatttggaaacaatttttgaagaaacaacaaatggaaatgaaaattctttatatatgaGTGTAAAAAGGTACAAAAGGATGATCCAGTTTCAACAACAACCCAATAATTCTAAATTGCAAAAGAGAAGaactaaaattaaaaaagtgtTTGGATCAAAGATTAATTTTAGACATAGATCAATGCAAGAATTACTTAATAAGTTAAATTACATCAAATCTAACTCACCAGTGAATTCTGAAAGTGAAACAAAGTGA
- the LOC124427957 gene encoding transcription initiation factor TFIID subunit 2 isoform X1 → MKKERTADNSRPYKLAHQIVSLTGISFPRKSIIGFVELTVVPLRDTLRLVKLNAKQCRIYRVCLNDTYEAPFQYFDPFLDICQGDGKQRSLEFFSNLHLAAAQKVDPDNNVGELVVQIPPDAAHLVGEGRPLRISIEFSLEQPQGGVHFVVPNCEGTLAERGAHMYTYSYENSSRLWFPCVDSFAEPCTWKLEFTVDDSMTAISCGDLVEVVYTPDMRRKTFHYILNTPACAPNIALAVGPFEIFVDPYMHEVTHFCLPHLLPSLKVSAKYMHEAFEFYEETLSNRYPYTCYKQVFVDEIDEDINAYATMSILNTNLLHSTAIIDQVYITKKAMAQAIAEQFFGCFISMQNWSDTWLPKGISTYLTGLYAKKCFGNNEYREWIQSELQEVVKYEEQFGGIILDPSQPPAPLPIAANTPAPAPRAPDPGFYFPIRNLHTMSPKYIEVLRKKAHLVIRMLEHRIGQELLLQVFNKQLSLAANAAQQKIDSGLWSHMLISTNVFTKAIFTVTGKDMAVFIDLWVRTGGHAKFSLSFVFNRKRNTVELEIRQDTIHQRGIRKYVGPLLVNIQELDGTFKHTLQIEGTAAKADITCHSKSRRNKKKKIPLCTGEEVDMDLSAMDDSPVLWIRLDPDMTLMRAVHIEQPDYQWQYQLRHERDVTAQLEAIEALQNHSTPATRLALTDTIENEHCYYKVRLRAAHCLTKVANAMVATWAGPPAMLAIFRKLFGSASCRRIIKQNNFSNFQHYFLQKTIPVAMAGLRNAHGICPPEVLAFLMDLFKYNDNSKNRYSDNYYRAALIEALGATVTPVISVQQGTAITAESLSIDTKAILEEVTRNLNLEKLLPCYKYTVSVACLKVIRILQKFGHLPSNPHLFRAYAAYGQFIDIRIAALEALVDFTRVDGKWEDLEFLLDMAETDPHPGVRHRLVRLMVENPPFEKVQKHHLDKSELVDRIWNLINGMLSHDAKLRCDLVDLYYTLYGTKRPVCLPIPELALITKPRKIGLQNSPEREIKPNIQHIKNESVIELDNISGANKRKASPNKDTPGPSNSTDYNPEVKRLKQINNEGRVTPVSNDGKVKSEYYSDNSASLPGIMGTQGPVGFEPGMFKKESEEHKQKADSINKNKKKKKDKKKHKHKHKHKHDHKHGKDKDKKEKDKIKDKEKDKEKEKEKDKDKNKDKDSSMLKVKEETLSSASSSLSPDATTATNEFIFP, encoded by the exons atgaagaaagaaagaacggcTGATAATAGTAGaccatataaatt agcCCATCAAATAGTGAGCTTAACAGGCATAAGTTTTCCAAGGAAAAGTATAATT GGTTTTGTGGAATTGACGGTAGTTCCTTTGAGAGATACTTTGAGACTTGTAAAGCTTAATGCAAAACAATGTAGAATATATAGAGTATGTTTAAATGATACATATGAAGCACCATTTCAATATTTTGATCCATTTTTAGATATATGTCAAGGAGATGGTAAACA gCGTTCATTGGAGTTCTTTTCGAATCTTCATTTAGCAGCAGCACAAAAAGTTGATCCTGATAACAATGTAGGTGAATTAGTTGTACAAATTCCACCAGATGCAGCACATTTGGTTGGAGAGGGTCGTCCTTTAAGGATCAGTATTGAGTTTTCATTAGAACAACCGCAAGGTGGAGTACATTTTGTAGTACCAAATTGTGAAGGCACTCTAGCAGAG AGAGGTGctcatatgtatacatatagctATGAAAATTCATCAAGATTATGGTTCCCCTGTGTCGATAGTTTTGCAGAACCTTGTACTTGGAAATTAGAGTTTACTGTCGACGATTCTATGACTGCAATATCTTGTGGAGATCTAGTAGAAGTTGTTTATACTCCTGACATGCGCAGGAAAACCTTTCATTACATTCTTAATACTCCAGCTTGTGCTCCAAATATTGCTCTTGCTGTTGG accttttgaaatatttgtgGATCCTTATATGCATGAAGTAACACATTTCTGTTTACCACATCTGTTACCATCCTTAAAAGTATCTGCAAAATATATGCATGAAGCATTTGAATTTTATGAAGAAACATTATCCAATAGATATCCATATACCTGTTATAAACAAGTGTTTGTTGATGAGATAGATGAAGATATCAATGCATATGCAACTATGAGCATTTTAAA taCAAATTTATTGCATTCTACTGCAATTATTGATCAAGTTTACATCACAAAGAAAGCAATGGCACAAGCAATTGCAGAACAATTTTTTGGCTGTTTCATATCTATGCAAAATTGGTCGGATACTTGGTTGCCAAAAGGTATATCGACATATTTAACAGGATTATATGCAAAAAAATGTTTTGGTAATAACGAATACAGAGAATGGATCCAATCA GAACTTCAAGAGGTTGTAAAATATGAAGAACAATTTGGAGGTATAATATTGGATCCATCTCAACCGCCTGCTCCATTGCCCATTGCAGCAAATACTCCAGCACCAGCTCCTAGAGCACCAGACCCtggtttttattttcctataaGGAATTTGCATACTATGTCACCGAAGTACATTGAAGTACTTCGAAAAAAAGCTCATTTAGTTATAAGAATGTTAGAGCATAGGATAGGCCAGGAATTACTTCTTCAA gTTTTCAATAAACAGCTATCACTTGCTGCAAATGCTGCACAACAAAAAATTGATTCTGGTCTGTGGTCTCACATGTTAATTAGTACAAATGTATTTACAAAAGCCATTTTTACAGTGACTGGAAAAGATATGGCTGTTTTTATAGATCTATGGGTCAGAACAGGTGGTCATGCAAAGTTTAGTTTAAGTTTTGTGTTTAATAGAAAAAG aaatacagTTGAATTAGAAATTCGACAAGATACGATCCATCAAAGAGGGATTAGAAAATACGTAGGACCATTATTAGTGAATATTCAAGAATTAGATGGTACATTTAAACATACTTTGCAAATTGAAGGTACTGCGGCTAAAGCAGATATAACTTGTCACAGTAAAAGCcgtagaaataagaaaaaaaagattccacTTTGTACTGGAGAAGAAGTTGACATGGACCTTTCTGCTATGGa tgATTCTCCAGTTTTATGGATAAGATTAGATCCAGACATGACTCTTATGCGTGCAGTTCATATTGAACAACCTGATTATCAATGGCAATATCAATTAAGACATGAAAGAGATGTAACAGCTCAGTTGGAAGCTATAGAGGCATTACAAAATCATTCAACACCTGCAACGCGACTTGCATTAACAGATACCATTGAGAATGAACATTGTTACTACAAAGTACGACTTAGAGCAGCACATTGTTTAACAAAA gtTGCCAATGCAATGGTAGCAACATGGGCAGGTCCACCAGCGATGTTGgcaatttttcgaaaattatttggTTCTGCATCTTGCAgaagaattattaaacaaaataatttttcaaactttcaacattattttttacaaaag aCTATCCCCGTTGCTATGGCAGGATTACGTAATGCTCATGGTATTTGTCCTCCTGAGGTTTTAGCTTTTCTAATggatttattcaaatataatgataacagtaaaaatagatactcagataattattatagagcAGCATTAATTGAGGCACTTGGAGCAACTGTAACACCAGTTATTAGTGTACAACAAgg GACAGCTATTACCGCAGAATCTTTATCGATTGATACAAAAGCTATATTAGAAGAAGTTACAAGGAATctgaatttagaaaaattattacctTGCTATAAATATACTGTTAGTGTAGCATGTTTAAAAGTTATaagaattttacaaaaatttggCCATCTTCCAAGTAATCCGCATTTATTTAGAGCATATGCAGCATATGGACAATTCATTG ATATACGAATTGCAGCTCTAGAAGCTTTAGTAGATTTTACAAGAGTCGATGGTAAGTGGGAAGATTTGGAATTTTTATTGGACATGGCAGAGACAGATCCACATCCTGGAGTACGTCATAGATTAGTAAGATTAATGGTTGAAAATCCACCATTCGAAAAAGTTCAGAAACATCATTTAGACAAATCTGAATTAGTAGATCGTATTTGGAACTTAATAAa tgGGATGCTTTCACATGACGCCAAATTGAGATGCGATTTAGTTGATTTGTACTATACTCTATATGGTACAAAACGTCCTGTTTGTCTTCCAATTCCAGAACTCGCACTTATTACTAAGCCTAGAAAAATTGGTCTTCAAAATAGCCCAGAACGAGAA ataaaaccAAATATTcaacatataaaaaatgaatcagTAATTGAATTAGATAATATAAGTGGAGCTAACAAACGCAAAGCATCGCCAAATAAGGATACACCAGGTCCATCTAATTCTACAGATTATAACCCAGAAGTAAAACGCCTAAAGCAAATAAACAAT GAAGGACGTGTTACACCAGTATCTAATGATGGTAAAGTAAAATCAGAATATTATAGCGATAATTCTGCATCTTTACCAGGTATTATGGGGACACAAGGTCCTGTAGGTTTTGAACCCGgaatgtttaaaaaagaatcagAAGAACATAAACAAAAGGCTGATTCAATTAATaag aataaaaagaagaagaaagataagaagaagcaCAAGCATAAACATAAGCACAAGCATGACCATAAACatggaaaagataaagataaaaaagaaaaggataaaattaaagataaggagaaagataaggaaaaagaaaaagagaaagacaaagataaaaataaagataaagattcaTCCATGCTTAAAGTTAAAGAAGAAACTCTGAGTTCTGCAAGTTCCAGTCTTAGTCCTGATGCAACTACTGCAactaatgaatttatttttccctaa
- the LOC124427957 gene encoding transcription initiation factor TFIID subunit 2 isoform X2, whose protein sequence is MTAISCGDLVEVVYTPDMRRKTFHYILNTPACAPNIALAVGPFEIFVDPYMHEVTHFCLPHLLPSLKVSAKYMHEAFEFYEETLSNRYPYTCYKQVFVDEIDEDINAYATMSILNTNLLHSTAIIDQVYITKKAMAQAIAEQFFGCFISMQNWSDTWLPKGISTYLTGLYAKKCFGNNEYREWIQSELQEVVKYEEQFGGIILDPSQPPAPLPIAANTPAPAPRAPDPGFYFPIRNLHTMSPKYIEVLRKKAHLVIRMLEHRIGQELLLQVFNKQLSLAANAAQQKIDSGLWSHMLISTNVFTKAIFTVTGKDMAVFIDLWVRTGGHAKFSLSFVFNRKRNTVELEIRQDTIHQRGIRKYVGPLLVNIQELDGTFKHTLQIEGTAAKADITCHSKSRRNKKKKIPLCTGEEVDMDLSAMDDSPVLWIRLDPDMTLMRAVHIEQPDYQWQYQLRHERDVTAQLEAIEALQNHSTPATRLALTDTIENEHCYYKVRLRAAHCLTKVANAMVATWAGPPAMLAIFRKLFGSASCRRIIKQNNFSNFQHYFLQKTIPVAMAGLRNAHGICPPEVLAFLMDLFKYNDNSKNRYSDNYYRAALIEALGATVTPVISVQQGTAITAESLSIDTKAILEEVTRNLNLEKLLPCYKYTVSVACLKVIRILQKFGHLPSNPHLFRAYAAYGQFIDIRIAALEALVDFTRVDGKWEDLEFLLDMAETDPHPGVRHRLVRLMVENPPFEKVQKHHLDKSELVDRIWNLINGMLSHDAKLRCDLVDLYYTLYGTKRPVCLPIPELALITKPRKIGLQNSPEREIKPNIQHIKNESVIELDNISGANKRKASPNKDTPGPSNSTDYNPEVKRLKQINNEGRVTPVSNDGKVKSEYYSDNSASLPGIMGTQGPVGFEPGMFKKESEEHKQKADSINKNKKKKKDKKKHKHKHKHKHDHKHGKDKDKKEKDKIKDKEKDKEKEKEKDKDKNKDKDSSMLKVKEETLSSASSSLSPDATTATNEFIFP, encoded by the exons ATGACTGCAATATCTTGTGGAGATCTAGTAGAAGTTGTTTATACTCCTGACATGCGCAGGAAAACCTTTCATTACATTCTTAATACTCCAGCTTGTGCTCCAAATATTGCTCTTGCTGTTGG accttttgaaatatttgtgGATCCTTATATGCATGAAGTAACACATTTCTGTTTACCACATCTGTTACCATCCTTAAAAGTATCTGCAAAATATATGCATGAAGCATTTGAATTTTATGAAGAAACATTATCCAATAGATATCCATATACCTGTTATAAACAAGTGTTTGTTGATGAGATAGATGAAGATATCAATGCATATGCAACTATGAGCATTTTAAA taCAAATTTATTGCATTCTACTGCAATTATTGATCAAGTTTACATCACAAAGAAAGCAATGGCACAAGCAATTGCAGAACAATTTTTTGGCTGTTTCATATCTATGCAAAATTGGTCGGATACTTGGTTGCCAAAAGGTATATCGACATATTTAACAGGATTATATGCAAAAAAATGTTTTGGTAATAACGAATACAGAGAATGGATCCAATCA GAACTTCAAGAGGTTGTAAAATATGAAGAACAATTTGGAGGTATAATATTGGATCCATCTCAACCGCCTGCTCCATTGCCCATTGCAGCAAATACTCCAGCACCAGCTCCTAGAGCACCAGACCCtggtttttattttcctataaGGAATTTGCATACTATGTCACCGAAGTACATTGAAGTACTTCGAAAAAAAGCTCATTTAGTTATAAGAATGTTAGAGCATAGGATAGGCCAGGAATTACTTCTTCAA gTTTTCAATAAACAGCTATCACTTGCTGCAAATGCTGCACAACAAAAAATTGATTCTGGTCTGTGGTCTCACATGTTAATTAGTACAAATGTATTTACAAAAGCCATTTTTACAGTGACTGGAAAAGATATGGCTGTTTTTATAGATCTATGGGTCAGAACAGGTGGTCATGCAAAGTTTAGTTTAAGTTTTGTGTTTAATAGAAAAAG aaatacagTTGAATTAGAAATTCGACAAGATACGATCCATCAAAGAGGGATTAGAAAATACGTAGGACCATTATTAGTGAATATTCAAGAATTAGATGGTACATTTAAACATACTTTGCAAATTGAAGGTACTGCGGCTAAAGCAGATATAACTTGTCACAGTAAAAGCcgtagaaataagaaaaaaaagattccacTTTGTACTGGAGAAGAAGTTGACATGGACCTTTCTGCTATGGa tgATTCTCCAGTTTTATGGATAAGATTAGATCCAGACATGACTCTTATGCGTGCAGTTCATATTGAACAACCTGATTATCAATGGCAATATCAATTAAGACATGAAAGAGATGTAACAGCTCAGTTGGAAGCTATAGAGGCATTACAAAATCATTCAACACCTGCAACGCGACTTGCATTAACAGATACCATTGAGAATGAACATTGTTACTACAAAGTACGACTTAGAGCAGCACATTGTTTAACAAAA gtTGCCAATGCAATGGTAGCAACATGGGCAGGTCCACCAGCGATGTTGgcaatttttcgaaaattatttggTTCTGCATCTTGCAgaagaattattaaacaaaataatttttcaaactttcaacattattttttacaaaag aCTATCCCCGTTGCTATGGCAGGATTACGTAATGCTCATGGTATTTGTCCTCCTGAGGTTTTAGCTTTTCTAATggatttattcaaatataatgataacagtaaaaatagatactcagataattattatagagcAGCATTAATTGAGGCACTTGGAGCAACTGTAACACCAGTTATTAGTGTACAACAAgg GACAGCTATTACCGCAGAATCTTTATCGATTGATACAAAAGCTATATTAGAAGAAGTTACAAGGAATctgaatttagaaaaattattacctTGCTATAAATATACTGTTAGTGTAGCATGTTTAAAAGTTATaagaattttacaaaaatttggCCATCTTCCAAGTAATCCGCATTTATTTAGAGCATATGCAGCATATGGACAATTCATTG ATATACGAATTGCAGCTCTAGAAGCTTTAGTAGATTTTACAAGAGTCGATGGTAAGTGGGAAGATTTGGAATTTTTATTGGACATGGCAGAGACAGATCCACATCCTGGAGTACGTCATAGATTAGTAAGATTAATGGTTGAAAATCCACCATTCGAAAAAGTTCAGAAACATCATTTAGACAAATCTGAATTAGTAGATCGTATTTGGAACTTAATAAa tgGGATGCTTTCACATGACGCCAAATTGAGATGCGATTTAGTTGATTTGTACTATACTCTATATGGTACAAAACGTCCTGTTTGTCTTCCAATTCCAGAACTCGCACTTATTACTAAGCCTAGAAAAATTGGTCTTCAAAATAGCCCAGAACGAGAA ataaaaccAAATATTcaacatataaaaaatgaatcagTAATTGAATTAGATAATATAAGTGGAGCTAACAAACGCAAAGCATCGCCAAATAAGGATACACCAGGTCCATCTAATTCTACAGATTATAACCCAGAAGTAAAACGCCTAAAGCAAATAAACAAT GAAGGACGTGTTACACCAGTATCTAATGATGGTAAAGTAAAATCAGAATATTATAGCGATAATTCTGCATCTTTACCAGGTATTATGGGGACACAAGGTCCTGTAGGTTTTGAACCCGgaatgtttaaaaaagaatcagAAGAACATAAACAAAAGGCTGATTCAATTAATaag aataaaaagaagaagaaagataagaagaagcaCAAGCATAAACATAAGCACAAGCATGACCATAAACatggaaaagataaagataaaaaagaaaaggataaaattaaagataaggagaaagataaggaaaaagaaaaagagaaagacaaagataaaaataaagataaagattcaTCCATGCTTAAAGTTAAAGAAGAAACTCTGAGTTCTGCAAGTTCCAGTCTTAGTCCTGATGCAACTACTGCAactaatgaatttatttttccctaa
- the LOC124427959 gene encoding transcription factor E2F4-like: MADNQQSRFEKSLGLLTTRFVTLLQKAKDGVLDLKVAADILEVRQKRRIYDITNVLEGIGLIEKKSKNSIQWKGAGPGCNTQEVGEKLTDLKDEIKKLEDHEHLLDTHTQWIQQSIKNIENDIVNKKYAYISYEDVKENFPDDFVLGIQAPPDTELSVPNMAQIAEDEEREINYEMLLKSNSGEIKVYMVQPDLAKTYDNKVLEMRLQEESKGMKRVKEDDEKKEEINVKPKRKVGRPPKGINKHGSTLSDEEDEDDPELIEAKIVLRDVNTSDIIQGELEILDQFYSDICGPLVRLSPPPGEKDYQFNLSENEGIFDLFDIAAK; encoded by the exons ATGGCAGATAATCAGCAAAGTAGATTTGAAAAATCTCTCGGTTTACTGACTACTCGATTTGTTACTCTTTTGCAAAAAGCGAAAGACGGCGTTCTCGATTTAAAAGTC GCCGCAGATATTCTAGAAGTTAGACAAAAAAGACGGATTTACGACATTACAAATGTCCTTGAGGGCATTGGTCttatagagaagaaaagtaaaaatagtaTTCAATGGAA AGGTGCAGGTCCTGGTTGTAATACGCAAGAAGTTGGTGAAAAATTAACAGATTTGaaagatgaaattaaaaaattagagGATCATGAACACTTATtagatacacatacacagtGGATTCaacaaagtataaaaaatatagagaacgatatagttaataaaaagtatGCATATATCTCTTATGAAGATGTCAAAGAAAATTTCCCTGATGATTTTGTATTAGGAATTCAAGCTCCACCAGATACAGAATTAAGTGTGCCAAATATGGCTCAG ATAGCAgaggatgaagaaagagaaataaattatgaaatgCTTTTAAAAAGTAATTCAGGTGAAATTAAGGTATATATGGTTCAACCAGATTTAGCAAAAacttatgataataaagtattaGAAATGAGGTTACAAGAAGAATCAAAAGGTatgaagagagtaaaagaagatgatgagaagaaagaggagatcAACGTTAAACCAAAGAGAAAAGTAGGAAG aCCACCAAAAGGTATCAACAAACATGGCTCTACCTTATCcgatgaagaagatgaagatgatccGGAATTAATAGAAGCAAAAATAGTTCTTCGTGATGTAAATACATCTG atattattcaaGGAGAACTTGAAATACTTGATCAATTTTATTCAGACA TTTGTGGTCCACTTGTCAGATTAAGTCCACCGCCAGGAGAAAAAGATTACCAATTTAATCTTAGTGAAAATGAAGggatttttgatttatttgacATCGCAGCAAAGTGA
- the LOC124427958 gene encoding mpv17-like protein isoform X2: protein MRIILVKFREVSQKYPIVRGMASYAIIWPTASLFQQKITAPTLYCWLRCASHFWPKSDFKSAITKALVEQVTYSPTAMCCFFFGMNLLEQKSISECAEEVKQKFWPTYKVGVCVWPILQTINFVLIPEHNRVVYVSVCSFIWTSFLAYMKALQAKQEQQKMANDSTNKKEFLESTHNAKSMIQSVEKSKSSSL, encoded by the exons atgcgaatCATTTTAGTAAAATTTCGTGAAGTATCCCAAAAATATCCTATTGTACGAGGTATGGCATCTTATGCTATTATTTGGCCAACCGCAAGCTTATTTCAGCAAAAAATAACAG CACCAACTTTATATTGTTGGTTAAGATGCGCTTCACATTTTTGGCCAAAATCTGATTTTAAATCTGCAATCACAAAA GCATTGGTAGAACAAGTTACGTATAGTCCGACTGCTATGTGTTGCTTTTTCTTTGGAATGAATTTACTAGAACAAAAGTCTATTTCAGAATGTGCTGAAGAAGTAAAACAGAAATTCTGGCCAACTTACAAG gtCGGAGTATGCGTATGGCCTATTTTACAAACTATTAACTTTGTATTAATTCCAGAACATAATCGTGTAGTTTATGTAAGTGTTTGCAGTTTCATCTGGACGTCTTTTCTTGCATATATGAAAGCGCTTCAAGCCAAGcaagaacaacaaaaaatgGCAAATGATAGtacgaataaaaaggaatttttAGAAAGCACGCATAATGCAAAATCTATGATTCAATCGgttgaaaaaagtaaatcaaGTTCTTTATGA
- the LOC124427958 gene encoding mpv17-like protein isoform X1 — MRIILVKFREVSQKYPIVRGMASYAIIWPTASLFQQKITGRPELNYTEALRFSLYGGFFVAPTLYCWLRCASHFWPKSDFKSAITKALVEQVTYSPTAMCCFFFGMNLLEQKSISECAEEVKQKFWPTYKVGVCVWPILQTINFVLIPEHNRVVYVSVCSFIWTSFLAYMKALQAKQEQQKMANDSTNKKEFLESTHNAKSMIQSVEKSKSSSL, encoded by the exons atgcgaatCATTTTAGTAAAATTTCGTGAAGTATCCCAAAAATATCCTATTGTACGAGGTATGGCATCTTATGCTATTATTTGGCCAACCGCAAGCTTATTTCAGCAAAAAATAACAGGTAGACCAGAATTGAATTATACAGAAGCATTAAGATTTAGTTTGTATGGTGGCTTTTTTGTAGCACCAACTTTATATTGTTGGTTAAGATGCGCTTCACATTTTTGGCCAAAATCTGATTTTAAATCTGCAATCACAAAA GCATTGGTAGAACAAGTTACGTATAGTCCGACTGCTATGTGTTGCTTTTTCTTTGGAATGAATTTACTAGAACAAAAGTCTATTTCAGAATGTGCTGAAGAAGTAAAACAGAAATTCTGGCCAACTTACAAG gtCGGAGTATGCGTATGGCCTATTTTACAAACTATTAACTTTGTATTAATTCCAGAACATAATCGTGTAGTTTATGTAAGTGTTTGCAGTTTCATCTGGACGTCTTTTCTTGCATATATGAAAGCGCTTCAAGCCAAGcaagaacaacaaaaaatgGCAAATGATAGtacgaataaaaaggaatttttAGAAAGCACGCATAATGCAAAATCTATGATTCAATCGgttgaaaaaagtaaatcaaGTTCTTTATGA